The genomic DNA TTTTAAAAGACTTTGATTTTCCTGTAATAACTCCTGCTTTAGTAAATTTTGATTTAGATTTTCCACCGTATCTCATAGTATTAATCGAATCAACAGAAACTCCGTACATATCTTCAACAGCCTTTTTAATTTGTATTTTGTTTGCTTGTTTGTCAACAATAAACCCATAACAATTTAAACTATCTTGTTGTCCTGTCATTTTTTCCGTTATAATGGGTTTTATTAATATTTTCATTTTACTAATATTTCTTAATTACCAAATATTTTTTCAATTTCCTGTACAGAATTTTCAAAAAATAAAATAACTGCACAGTTCATAATATTATAAGTTGCTAATTGTGCGGTATTTATAATATTTACTGATTGTAAATTTCGAGATGACAAATATATATTTTTATTTGTTTCTGGTAAAACTAAAAGAGATTTTTTATTTACTATTTTTAAATTATTAAAAACATTAACCAGCTCTTTAGTTTTTGGCGTTTCCAAAGTAAAATCTTCAACAATTATAATTTCATTATTTTTAGCTTTATATGATAAAGCAGATTTTCTTGCTAATTGTTTTAACTTTTTATTAAGTTTAAAAGAATAATTTCTCGGTCTTGGTCCAAAAGTTCTACCACCACCTCTTAAAATTGGTGATTTAATGCTTCCTGCTCTTGCAGTACCGGTACCTTTTTGTCTTTTAATTTTTCTGGTACTACCTCTGATTTCACCTCTTTCTTTAGTCTTATGAGTACCTTGACGATTGTTTGCCATATATTGTTTAACATCCAAATATATAGCATGATCGTTAGGTTCAATTGCGAATATTGAATCTTTTAATTCTACCTTTTTACCGGTATCTTCTCCAATTTTGTTATAAACTGATAATTTCATTACTTTTCAATAATTAAATATGAACCTTTAGCACCAGGAACAGATCCTTTTACTAATAATAAATTATGTTCCGTTATAATTTTTATTACTCTTAAACTAATTTGCTTAATTTTTTCATTACCCATTTGACCGCCCATTCTCATTCCTTTAAAAACTCTTGATGGATATGAAGATGCACCTATTGATCCGGGAGCTCTGCTTCTGTTATGTTGACCATGGGTTTTATCGTTAACACCGGCAAATCCATGTCTTTTTACAACTCCCTGAAATCCCTTTCCTTTTGATATTCCGGTAACATCTAACCATGTGTCATCTTTAAACATTTCAACAGTTATTTTATCACCAAGTTTTAAATTACTCAGATTAGCAAATTCTGCAACCTTTTTCTTTGGTAATGTATTAGTTTTTTTAAAGTGTCCTATTTCGGGTTTTGTAGATCTTTTTTCTTTTTTATCTTCAAAACCTACTTGAACTGCATCATAACCATCATTTTCTTTGGTTTTAATTTGAGTTACAATACAGGGGCCAGCTTCAATAACAGTGCATGGAATATTTTTTCCCTCGGCACTATACACGGAAGTCATTCCGATTTTTTTTCCAATTAATCCTTCTTGCATTTTTTTATACTTTAATTTCCACTTCTACTCCACTTGGCAACTCTAATTTCATTAAAGCATCGATTGTTTTTGCTGTTG from Bacteroidales bacterium includes the following:
- the rplC gene encoding 50S ribosomal protein L3; its protein translation is MQEGLIGKKIGMTSVYSAEGKNIPCTVIEAGPCIVTQIKTKENDGYDAVQVGFEDKKEKRSTKPEIGHFKKTNTLPKKKVAEFANLSNLKLGDKITVEMFKDDTWLDVTGISKGKGFQGVVKRHGFAGVNDKTHGQHNRSRAPGSIGASSYPSRVFKGMRMGGQMGNEKIKQISLRVIKIITEHNLLLVKGSVPGAKGSYLIIEK
- the rplD gene encoding 50S ribosomal protein L4 → MKLSVYNKIGEDTGKKVELKDSIFAIEPNDHAIYLDVKQYMANNRQGTHKTKERGEIRGSTRKIKRQKGTGTARAGSIKSPILRGGGRTFGPRPRNYSFKLNKKLKQLARKSALSYKAKNNEIIIVEDFTLETPKTKELVNVFNNLKIVNKKSLLVLPETNKNIYLSSRNLQSVNIINTAQLATYNIMNCAVILFFENSVQEIEKIFGN
- the rplW gene encoding 50S ribosomal protein L23 gives rise to the protein MKILIKPIITEKMTGQQDSLNCYGFIVDKQANKIQIKKAVEDMYGVSVDSINTMRYGGKSKSKFTKAGVITGKSKSFKKAIIKLVEGEAIDFYSNI